The Glycine soja cultivar W05 chromosome 8, ASM419377v2, whole genome shotgun sequence genome has a window encoding:
- the LOC114421135 gene encoding AP-4 complex subunit sigma-like, whose translation MGMRLMLMVNKQGQTRLAQYYEHLIIQESQALEGKILHKCLARNDNQCSFVEHRNYGIVYRRYASVFFLVGVDVDESELAILEFIHLLVETMDRHPGNVCVARYDVSFRKSTFYAGGNGHEWLHCGDKQSKYSVSNQLLDKTS comes from the exons ATGGGGATGAGATTGATGTTAATGGTGAACAAGCAAGGTCAGACTCGACTTGCACAGTATTATGAGCACCTCATCATCCAAGAAAGCCAAGCCCTTGAAGGCAAAATCCTTCATAAATGCCTCGCCCGTAATGACAACCAG TGTTCATTTGTTGAGCACCGCAATTACGGAATTGTGTATAGACGCTATGCATCTGTGTTTTTCTTGGTTGGAGTTGATGTTGACGAg AGCGAGCTTGCTATTTTGGAATTTATCCATCTTTTAGTCGAAACAATGGATCGACACCCTGGCAATGTG TGTGTAGCTAGATATGATGTTTCATTTAGAAAAAGTACATTTTATGCTGGAGGAAATGGTCATGAATGGTTGCATTGTGGAGACAAGCAAAGCAAATATTCTGTCTCCAATCAGCTGCTGGATAAAACTTCTTAA